GCCCTCCCTGTGATCCAGTCATCCCCTAGTGCCCTACCCCAGAAATTCATAGGATGAATTTCTGGGATAAGCAGGCCACTAAACATTTGATTCTAGTGTGATTCAGATCCCGAATTTCGCCGCCTGAAATGCGCCGAACTTCAGAATCATCACACTAGGGGGCCGGCAACCTTTTGCTGTCGTTGGTTTGTCTGTTGCCCGGTCGCCGTTCACCCCATTTGCAAATATGCACTAATTGTATGTAGTCTTTGCCAAAATGCAAGCAATAATGCATTTGCATTTGCATTCGTTGCGATGGCATAATCGCCCATGATCGACGAACATCAACGCATCGCCCGGGACTACGTTCGCGGCGTGCTGCGGGAAACCGGCTGGGAGGCCACCACCCTGGCTCGCCGGGCCGGACTGGCACCAACCACCATCACCCGATTTCTCAACAACCCGAAGGTGACGCACTCGCTGAGCGCCCGCAGCCTGGCCAAAGTGGCGGCGGCCAGCGGTCTGGCGCTGCCGGCCGAGTTCGGCGGCGGCATGGGGAGCGGTTGGGAAACCGGCGGAGGCACCGACTTAAGCGGCGGTGGGGGCGATCTCGGCCAGGCCGGCGAAGGCGCCCCGCCAGCGCTGGCGGGACCGCGGGATCTACCGGTGATGGGTGAGGCCAGAGGCGGCTCGGAGGGTTATTTTTTCGATCAGGGCGTGATCCAATCATACGCCGAGAGGCCCTGGTTTCTGATGGGCGTGCCGACGGCCTACGCCGTCTACGTCAACGGCACCAGCATGGAGCCGGTGTTTGGCCACGGCCATCTGCTGTATGTCAATCCGACCCTGCCGCCAGCGCCGGGCGACGATGTCGTGGTGCAGCTCGGCGACGGCCAGGGTTTCGTCAAGCGCCTGGTCCGGCGCAGTGCCGCCCAGCTCCTGCTGGAACAATTCGGCCCGCCCGACAGCCTGGCCTACGACGCCGCCGAGGTGGCCGCCGTGCACCTCGTCGTCGCCGCCCTCAAAGTGCGCGCCTAGAATTCTCGGCGCCTTGTGGCAGCCGCAGCGGCAAGGCTTTTTGTCTATGCATTATTGCATATTTTTGTCGGAATGCAGCGCCCTCAAGGTGCTTCTTCGGCCGCCAACAAGTGGCCCGTCAGGGGCCCAAGCTCGGGCCACAAATAGCAAACCTCGTGCAGCCCGGTACCGCCGATGGTGATCGTCCGGCGTTCCCCCGCGACACCGCCCAGATGCTCGTAAAAGGCGCAGGCCGGGTTGTCGGCGAGCGCCCAAACCGCCAGCGAGCGAAAGCCCGCGGCCCGCAAGCGCCGGGCCGCCGCCGCCAGTAAACGCCTGCCGCTGCCGCGGCCCTGCCGGGCGGCCAACAGGTAAAGGGTGTAAACCTCGCCGCAATCGCCCGCCTGGCCCTGGCGGGCCGGCCCGAAGGATGCGAAGCCGAACACCCGGCCGGCATCGTCCACAGCCGCCACGGCGCCGCGCCCGGGCTCGGAGCGGCAGAGCACACCCCACCAGTCGCTGGTCTGCTTGAGGGCGTTCATGCCGTCCAGCACGGGCTCGGGTATCAGACCGCGATAGCTGCTGCGCCAGCTTTCGATATAGACCTCGGCGATGGCGCTGGCATCGGCCGGCGAGGCGCTCCTGAGGTGGGCGGCTTGGCGGCTCATTTTGCTTCCTGGCCAGCCTCGGGATTTTCACCCTTTTCGCCGAGGATGGGCTCCCCGCCCTCTTCGCCGAGGATGGGCTCCTCGCCCTCTTCGCCGAGGATGGGCTCTTCGCCCAATGCCCGGATGATGGCGGCCAACTCGTCGGCGGCGGCACCCAGCGCCGCCGCGTCGGTGCCGCGCAGCACCAGCGAGCAGCCGAACTTGCCCCGGCGGTAAAAGGGGTAGGAGCCGATGTCGATGCCGGGATAGCGCTCCTGCAAGGCGCCGAGATCGGCCGCGATGGTGCCCTCAGGGAGCGTCGCCGCAACTGTCCTCGAAAGCACCGGCGCGCCCCCCGTCAGGCGATGGGCGATGCTTTCGAACATGGCCTGCATGACCGCGGGAATGCCGGCGAAGACGAAGACGTTCTCCAGGCGATAGCCCGGCGCTTTGCTGATGGGGTTCTCGATGAGCTCGGCGCCCACCGGAGCGTGCGCCATCTTGAGCCGGGCCTCGTTGAGCTCGGCACCGGTCATCTTATAGTGGCCGGTGAGGATGGCATGGGCCTCGTCGCTGAGCGCCCAGTCGACGCCGAAGGCCTTGGCGATGGCGGCCCCAGTGATATCGTCATGGGTGGGCCCGATGCCGCCCGTGGTGAAGACGTAGTCGTAGCGCGCCCGGCACCCGTTGACGGTGGCGACGATGGTCTCCTCGTCGTCGGGTATCACCCGGGCTTCGGTCAGGCGCACGCCCACTTCGTTGAGGCGGCGCGCCAGAAAGGAGAGGTTGGCATCCACCGTGCGGCCGGAGAGAATTTCGTCGCCGATGATGATCAAACAGCCGCTTACGATGCGTTCCTCAGCCGCCATGGCCCCTCACCCGTGTGCTTGCGCCGGTTCGCTCCCCCCGTTATAGCATCCCCGCGAAAACCAACGGAATCGAACCATGCGCTTTGCCGATCCCCTGATCGCCGGCCGACTGATCCGGCGCTACAAGCGCTTCATGGCCGATGTCGAACTGGCCGACGGCCGGCGGGTGACGGCGCATTGCGCCAATTCGGGATCGATGCGGGGCCTTTGTGAGGAGGGCGCCGAGGTCTGGCTGTCGCCGGCCCAAAACCCAAAACGCAAGCTCAAATACACCTGGGAACTGGTGCGCTCGGGCCGCAGCCTGGTGGGCATCAACACGCAGCACCCCAACGCCCTGGTGGCCGAGGCCATCGAGCGGCGAAAAATCCCCGAACTGGCGGGCTATGCCGGCTTGCGCCGCGAGGTGCGTTACGGCCGCAACTCGCGCATCGACATCCTGCTCGAGGACGACGCCAAACCGCCCTGCTACGTCGAAATCAAAAACGTCCACTTCCGCCGCCAGCCCGGGTTGGCCGAATTTCCCGATGCGGTGACGGCACGGGGCACCAAGCACCTCGCCGAGCTTTCCGACATGGTCAAGGCTGGCCGGCGCGCCGTCATGCTCTATCTGGTTCAGCGCGGCGATTGCCGGCGCCTGGCCATCGCCGCCGACATCGACCCCGTTTACGACGCCGCCTTGGATCGGGCCTTGGCGGTCGGCGTTGAGGCGATGGCTTATTGCTGTAAACTCACGCCTCGGCAAATCGTCGTCGACAAGGCGATCGAGGGGCCCCTTCGCTAATCTCGAGTGTTGCGAAAGAGCTAGATGAACACCACCGAACAGACCGAGGCGCCACCGCGCCGCACCGGCAGCGTCAGGGTGCATGCTGCCGAGGACCTGCCCGGTATGCGAAAGGCCGGCGCCCTGGCCGCCGAAACGCTGGATTACGTGGTCCAATTGGTCGAGCCGGGCGTCACCACCGCCTTCCTCGACCGCCAGTGCTACGACTTCATCCGGGCCGCCGGCGCGGTGCCGGCCCCGCTCAACTACCGCGGCTATCCGGCCTCGATCTGCACCTCGGTCAATCACGTCGTCTGCCACGGCATTCCCGGCGACAAGGTGCTCAAGAAGGGCGATATCCTGAACATCGACGTCACCGTCATCGTCGACGGCTGGCACGGCGATTCGAGCCGCATGTGCTTCGTGGGCCCGGTCGGCGTCAAGGCCAGGCGGCTCTGTGACGTCACCTATGAAGCCATGATGCGCGGCATCGAGGTGATCCGGCCGGGCGCCACTTTCGGCGATATCGGCCATGCCGTGCAAAGCTTTGCCGAGGGCCAAAGATGTTCCGTGGTGCGCGATTTCTGCGGCCACGGCCTGGGGCGCCTCTTCCACGACGCCCCCAACGTGCTGCACTACGGCGAGCCGCACTCGGGCCCGGAATTCCGCCCCGGCATGTTTTTCACGGTCGAGCCCATGATCAACCTGGGCAAGTGGCAGGTGAAGCTCTTGAACGACGGCTGGACGGCGGTGACCAAGGACCGCTCGCTCTCGGCCCAGTTCGAACACACCATCGCCGTCACCGAGGCGGGCCACGAGATCCTCACGCTCAGCCCGGCCGGCTTGCACAGCCCGCCCTATGGCTGACAAGAAACCCCATTATCTCGGCCATCGCGACCGCCTGAGAAAACGCCTGGCCAGCGACGCCGGCGGCCTGGCCGATTACGAGCTGCTGGAATTGGTGCTGTTTCTGGCCAAGCCCAGAGGTGACGTCAAGCCGCTGGCCAAGGACCTGCTGGCGCACTTCAACAAAGATTTCGCCGAGGTGATGAACGCCGATCCCGCCCGCCTCGAGGAAGTCAGTGGCGTCGGCGAAAGCACCATCGCCGCCCTCAAGACGGTGCGTGCCGCGGCGCTGCGCCTGGGCCAGGCGCAGGTGCTCAACCGCCCGGCGCTGAGCTCATGGCAAGCGCTGCTGGAGTACTGCCGTTCCTCAATGGCCTACAGCAGGACCGAACGCTTCCGCATACTTTTTCTCGACCGCAAGAACTTCCTCATTGCCGACGAGGAGCAGCAAAAGGGCACCGTCGACCACACCCCGGTCTACCCCCGCGAGGTGGTCAAGCGCGCCCTCGAGCTCGAAGCCTCGGCCATCATCATGGTGCACAATCACCCCAGCGGCGACCCGACACCCTCCAAGGCCGACATCGCAATGACCCGCGAAGTGGCGGCGGCCGGCGAGAAGCTGGGGATTTCGCTGCACGACCATGTGGTCATCGGCAAGAAGGGGGAGGCCAGCTTCAAGGCGCTGGGGCTGCTTTAGTTAGGCCGCCACCTCGCCCCCTTCCCGCTTCTCGATCAACGCCACCAAATCCGGCCACACCGGCACCGACTTGTGGCTGGTCTGGTCAGTGTTGACCCAGACGATCTCGCCCGTGCTGAAAAGCCGCTCGCCGCCCTGCTCGAAGATGGCGGCGGCGAAGGTGAGGCTTGATCGGCCGATCTTCGATACCCGCACGCCGACCTCGATCACCTGGTCGTAGAGCATGGGTTCCTTGTAATCGACGCTGGCCCGCACGACGTGGAAGTCGGCACCGGTGCGCTTGACCTCGGCCATGTAGTCGTAGGGCAGCTCGCGGAAGTATTCGGAAATCGCGGTGTCGTAGTAGATGAGATAATTGCCGTAGAAGACCACGCCCTGGCCATCGGTTTCGGCGTAGCGCACGCGGAAGGGAAAGAAGAAGTTGAAGTTTTGGCGGGCCATGGGCGTTAGCGCTCCAGGAACCCCTTGCCCTCGGCCGCCAGCTTAGCCAGCAAGGGTGCCGGTTCCCAGAACTGGGGGCCTTGTTCCTCGGCGAAACGCACGATGGCGTCGTAGACCGCTTTGGTCCCCACCTGGTCGGCGTAGAACATGGGCCCGCCACGATAGGCCGGGAAGCCGTAGCCGTTGATCCAGATGATGTCGATGTCGCTGGCGCGCAGCGCCATGCCTTCCTCGAGGATGCGGGCGCCCTCGTTGATCAGGGGGTAGAGGCAGCGCGCCAGGATTTCCTCGTCCGATATCTGGCGGCGCTCATAGCCCAGTTCGGCCGAGGTCTCGACGATGATCTTTTCGACCTCGGGATCATCGATGGGCGCCCGCTTGCCTTCTTCGTAGCGGTACCAGCCCGAGCCCGTCTTCTGGCCGAAGCGACCGAGTTCGCAAAGCTTGTCGGCGATGGGCGAATAGCGCACGTTGCGGGGCCGGCTGGCGGCCTTGGCCTTGCGGATGCGCCAGCCGATGTCGAGGCCGGCCATGTCGCCCATGGCAAAGGGCCCCATGGGCATGCCGAAATCGTAGATCACCCGGTCGATGTCGGCCGGCAGCGCGCCTTCCTCCAAGAGGAAATTGGCCTCGCGGCCATAGCCGTGCAGCATGCGGTTGCCGACGAAGCCCTCGCACACCCCCACCAGCACGGCGACTTTACCTATCTTTTTGCCCAGGGCCATGACGGTGGCGATGACGTCCTTGTCGGTCTCGGCGCCGCGCACCACTTCCAGCAAGCGCATGACGTTGGCCGGGCTGAAGAAATGCATGCCGATGACGCTGCCCGGGCGCTTGGTCTGGGCCGCCATCTCGTCGATGTCGAGAGTCGAAGTGTTGGAGGCGAGGATGGCGGAAGGCTTGCAGACGGCGTCGAGCTTGCTGAAGATTTCCTTTTTCAGCTCCATCTCCTCGAAGGCGGCTTCGATGACGACGTCGGCCTCGGCCAATTCGTCGTAGTCGAGCACGCCCCGGATCAGCGCCAGACGATCCTTCATCTTGGCCTCGCTCAGGCGCCCGCGCTTGACCGTCGAGGCATAATTTCGCTCGATCACGCCGAGCCCGCGGTCGAGCGCCTCCTGGGTCACCTCCAAGAGCGTCACCGGTATGCCGGCGTTGGCGAAATTCATGGCGATGCCGCCGCCCATGGTGCCGGCGCCGATGATGGCGGCGCTTTTGATTTCGCGCTTCGGCGTGTCCCGGGGAACGTCGGGGATCTTGTTGGCCTCGCGCTCGACGAAGAAGGCGTAGCGTAGCGCCGCCGATTCGGGGGACGCCATGAGGCCGGTGAAGATCTCGCGTTCTTTTTTCATGCCCTCCTCGAAGGGCAACTCAACGGCATTCCGCACGCTTTCCAGGCAGGCGTAGGGGGCCGGTTGGCCGCGAGCCTGACGAGCGAATTTCTTGCGCAGGCCCTCAAAGAGCGCCGCGTCGCCGCGCGCCGGGGCAACCTTATCGTCGATGTCGCGGATGCGCCTGAGTGGCGCACCCTCAGCCACCAGACGGGCGGCATAGGCGACCGCCGCGGCCGTCAGATCGCCCTCGACGATCTCGTCGACG
This Alphaproteobacteria bacterium DNA region includes the following protein-coding sequences:
- a CDS encoding S24 family peptidase — protein: MIDEHQRIARDYVRGVLRETGWEATTLARRAGLAPTTITRFLNNPKVTHSLSARSLAKVAAASGLALPAEFGGGMGSGWETGGGTDLSGGGGDLGQAGEGAPPALAGPRDLPVMGEARGGSEGYFFDQGVIQSYAERPWFLMGVPTAYAVYVNGTSMEPVFGHGHLLYVNPTLPPAPGDDVVVQLGDGQGFVKRLVRRSAAQLLLEQFGPPDSLAYDAAEVAAVHLVVAALKVRA
- a CDS encoding GNAT family N-acetyltransferase, whose translation is MSRQAAHLRSASPADASAIAEVYIESWRSSYRGLIPEPVLDGMNALKQTSDWWGVLCRSEPGRGAVAAVDDAGRVFGFASFGPARQGQAGDCGEVYTLYLLAARQGRGSGRRLLAAAARRLRAAGFRSLAVWALADNPACAFYEHLGGVAGERRTITIGGTGLHEVCYLWPELGPLTGHLLAAEEAP
- a CDS encoding molybdopterin-binding protein, producing MAAEERIVSGCLIIIGDEILSGRTVDANLSFLARRLNEVGVRLTEARVIPDDEETIVATVNGCRARYDYVFTTGGIGPTHDDITGAAIAKAFGVDWALSDEAHAILTGHYKMTGAELNEARLKMAHAPVGAELIENPISKAPGYRLENVFVFAGIPAVMQAMFESIAHRLTGGAPVLSRTVAATLPEGTIAADLGALQERYPGIDIGSYPFYRRGKFGCSLVLRGTDAAALGAAADELAAIIRALGEEPILGEEGEEPILGEEGGEPILGEKGENPEAGQEAK
- the sfsA gene encoding DNA/RNA nuclease SfsA, which produces MRFADPLIAGRLIRRYKRFMADVELADGRRVTAHCANSGSMRGLCEEGAEVWLSPAQNPKRKLKYTWELVRSGRSLVGINTQHPNALVAEAIERRKIPELAGYAGLRREVRYGRNSRIDILLEDDAKPPCYVEIKNVHFRRQPGLAEFPDAVTARGTKHLAELSDMVKAGRRAVMLYLVQRGDCRRLAIAADIDPVYDAALDRALAVGVEAMAYCCKLTPRQIVVDKAIEGPLR
- the map gene encoding type I methionyl aminopeptidase, translating into MNTTEQTEAPPRRTGSVRVHAAEDLPGMRKAGALAAETLDYVVQLVEPGVTTAFLDRQCYDFIRAAGAVPAPLNYRGYPASICTSVNHVVCHGIPGDKVLKKGDILNIDVTVIVDGWHGDSSRMCFVGPVGVKARRLCDVTYEAMMRGIEVIRPGATFGDIGHAVQSFAEGQRCSVVRDFCGHGLGRLFHDAPNVLHYGEPHSGPEFRPGMFFTVEPMINLGKWQVKLLNDGWTAVTKDRSLSAQFEHTIAVTEAGHEILTLSPAGLHSPPYG
- the radC gene encoding DNA repair protein RadC yields the protein MADKKPHYLGHRDRLRKRLASDAGGLADYELLELVLFLAKPRGDVKPLAKDLLAHFNKDFAEVMNADPARLEEVSGVGESTIAALKTVRAAALRLGQAQVLNRPALSSWQALLEYCRSSMAYSRTERFRILFLDRKNFLIADEEQQKGTVDHTPVYPREVVKRALELEASAIIMVHNHPSGDPTPSKADIAMTREVAAAGEKLGISLHDHVVIGKKGEASFKALGLL
- a CDS encoding thioesterase family protein, giving the protein MARQNFNFFFPFRVRYAETDGQGVVFYGNYLIYYDTAISEYFRELPYDYMAEVKRTGADFHVVRASVDYKEPMLYDQVIEVGVRVSKIGRSSLTFAAAIFEQGGERLFSTGEIVWVNTDQTSHKSVPVWPDLVALIEKREGGEVAA
- a CDS encoding 3-hydroxyacyl-CoA dehydrogenase NAD-binding domain-containing protein; amino-acid sequence: MNDLVDFTRDGNIGVITINNPPVNALAQVVRQGIQDGVEQGIADAAVEAIIIVGGGRTFIAGADISEFGKPLAAPDLNSVLATIENSPKPVVAALHGTALGGGLEVALACHYRCALASGAVGLPEVKLGLLPGAGGTQRLPRLVGPEAAADMIIGGNPVAAPKAAELGIVDEIVEGDLTAAAVAYAARLVAEGAPLRRIRDIDDKVAPARGDAALFEGLRKKFARQARGQPAPYACLESVRNAVELPFEEGMKKEREIFTGLMASPESAALRYAFFVEREANKIPDVPRDTPKREIKSAAIIGAGTMGGGIAMNFANAGIPVTLLEVTQEALDRGLGVIERNYASTVKRGRLSEAKMKDRLALIRGVLDYDELAEADVVIEAAFEEMELKKEIFSKLDAVCKPSAILASNTSTLDIDEMAAQTKRPGSVIGMHFFSPANVMRLLEVVRGAETDKDVIATVMALGKKIGKVAVLVGVCEGFVGNRMLHGYGREANFLLEEGALPADIDRVIYDFGMPMGPFAMGDMAGLDIGWRIRKAKAASRPRNVRYSPIADKLCELGRFGQKTGSGWYRYEEGKRAPIDDPEVEKIIVETSAELGYERRQISDEEILARCLYPLINEGARILEEGMALRASDIDIIWINGYGFPAYRGGPMFYADQVGTKAVYDAIVRFAEEQGPQFWEPAPLLAKLAAEGKGFLER